One window of the Torulaspora delbrueckii CBS 1146 chromosome 6, complete genome genome contains the following:
- the DDR48 gene encoding DNA damage-responsive protein 48 (similar to Saccharomyces cerevisiae DDR48 (YMR173W); ancestral locus Anc_6.244) — protein MGLFDKVKQFASDNSGNDNNNQRGSNNDGDFVDKVEGFAGKDRVDRFQNQIGKDNFNKVEETVRKTFGKISINDNSDYKSSNDDSYGSNDYGSKNNNNSGDNYGSNNDYSSKNDYGSNNDSYGSKNDNSADNNYGSNNDYSSKNDFGSNNDSYGSKNDYGSGDNYGSKNDYSSKNDYGSNNDSYGSKNDNSADNNYGSNNDYSSKNDFGSNNDSYGSKNDYGSGDNYGSKNDYSSKNDYGSNNDSYGSNNDNSADNNYGSKNDSYKSDSYGSKNEYGSEGKHKKEHHKSKQDSDSYGSNNDSYGSKKDSYGSNNDSYGSKKDSYGSNNDAYGSNNDTYGSKKDSYGSNNDSYGSKKDSYGSNNDSYGSKKDSYGSNNDTYGSKKDSYGSNNDSYGSKKDSYGSNNDSYGSKKDSYGSDNNYGSNSDTYGSKNNYGSGNNIGSGNYNDDNFGSNNDSYGSNNNYGSNNSGDNYGSSNYNSNSNSGSNNYNSGDNYGSNNYGSGNQTSGNYGSSNYDNNY, from the coding sequence ATGGGTTTGTTTGACAAAGTAAAGCAATTCGCCAGTGACAATAGCGGCAATGATAACAACAATCAAAGAGGCTCCAACAACGATGGTGACTTCGTTGACAAAGTCGAAGGTTTTGCAGGTAAAGACAGGGTTGATCGTTTCCAAAACCAGATTGGTAAGGATAACTTTAACAAGGTAGAAGAGACGGTTCGTAAGACTTTTGGCAAGATTTCGATCAACGATAATTCAGATTACAAATCCTCAAATGATGATTCTTATGGCTCCAATGACTATGGATCtaagaacaacaacaattccGGAGACAACTATGGCTCTAACAACGACTACAGTTCAAAGAACGATTATGGTTCCAATAACGATTCTTATGGGTCAAAGAACGACAACAGTGCTGATAACAACTATGGTTCCAACAACGATTACAGTTCTAAGAATGACTTTGGTTCCAACAACGATTCTTATGGGTCCAAGAACGATTATGGTTCCGGCGACAACTATGGTTCTAAGAACGACTACAGTTCAAAGAACGATTATGGTTCCAATAACGATTCGTATGGGTCAAAGAACGACAACAGTGCTGATAACAACTATGGTTCCAACAACGATTACAGTTCTAAGAATGACTTTGGTTCCAACAACGATTCTTATGGGTCCAAGAACGATTATGGTTCCGGCGACAACTATGGTTCTAAGAACGACTACAGTTCAAAGAACGATTATGGTTCCAATAACGATTCGTATGGGTCCAACAACGACAACAGTGCTGATAACAACTATGGTTCCAAGAATGACTCCTATAAGAGCGACTCTTATGGCTCGAAGAATGAATACGGGTCCGAAGGCAAGCATAAAAAGGAGCATCACAAATCGAAGCAGGATTCTGACAGTTATGGCTCCAACAACGACTCATACGgatccaagaaagattcatATGGCTCTAACAACGACTCATATGGATCCAAGAAGGACTCCTACGGCTCTAACAACGACGCCTATGGTTCCAACAACGACACATACGGATCCAAGAAGGATTCATATGGTTCTAACAACGACTCCTATggttcaaagaaggatTCCTATGGCTCTAACAACGACTCATATGGTTCCAAGAAGGATTCTTATGGTTCCAACAACGACACATACGGATCCAAGAAGGATTCATATGGTTCTAACAACGACTCCTATGGTTCAAAGAAGGACTCCTATGGCTCCAACAACGACTCATATGGTTCTAAGAAAGATTCATATGGCTCGGACAATAACTACGGTTCCAACAGTGACACTTACGGCTCCAAAAACAATTACGGCTCCGGCAACAACATTGGTTCAGGTAACTACAACGATGACAACTTCGGCAGTAACAATGACTCATACGGGTCCAACAACAATTACGGCTCGAACAACTCTGGAGACAACTACGGATCGAGCAACTACAACTCCAACTCCAACTCTGGTTCAAATAATTATAACTCTGGTGACAACTACGGCTCTAACAACTACGGTTCTGGTAACCAGACCTCTGGTAATTATGGCTCCAGCAACTATGATAACAACTACTAG
- the HOT1 gene encoding Hot1p (similar to Saccharomyces cerevisiae HOT1 (YMR172W); ancestral locus Anc_6.243): MAAAMSDLNHPLAAEIHPRMNDNYGGGNPGDNDTVAVGSNNNGHLLENGSAVVPEVIPTGFGAGKSNGAPLGMPVNNPSDDSLALGLNLALVPDALNKNFNSTPSNTSTRTGNNSTGTNSGNNTTMPTPLTMSNGNTNSVDNSNPGTNKTPGISGLRSSLHSIGSDHSSPIMNTDISTNTMRMFQRMDEISARLIAMEEMFQKLCKNVEQQNSTISNLKIDNERMSKDILQKMESIPMQRSHHSETSVQDTFVTDLLNSITNVSSAYLRRMRPHSYHNRNQFDSIPPKHTANEMDSGRYGENDDLGASSHYRNFGDRQPGHASFTLNPNGIKRRKKNDFSSDNLTVSGLNSTNMTSAAQSYKDLTSLNAFGTISLPNLTLENTGMTPPLRNANQGMSFTRMQDAGNSNMLHHGQGHSQPDISSLQHNQMAHPLKNAVTNQPQNGNEKPQDDDDDGYQEDDDEDNDSDGSDDDDEDEEIDDEMMHRTESMNNTNLQEAAVYENGQHNWRNQSVANSSTSRKGNEVISRNSENNSTQDKEKDNQSKHSKSSNEVSDMNYTLLKAPSNVRTIWDEYTVGIRGHPPIKRLEERFGNKWRLNRNRKTYARRKRLYKFIINGINKGKTADEMINTLEERRLYKDENGEVKRRTIGWLQQSLTGI; encoded by the coding sequence ATGGCAGCAGCTATGTCAGATCTCAACCATCCGCTAGCCGCAGAGATTCATCCCAGGATGAATGACAATTATGGTGGCGGAAACCCTGGCGATAATGATACTGTTGCTGTTGGTAGTAATAATAATGGTCATTTACTTGAAAATGGTTCAGCCGTGGTACCTGAAGTGATACCGACAGGTTTTGGAGCTGGTAAGAGCAATGGCGCACCGCTCGGAATGCCGGTGAACAACCCTTCAGATGATTCGCTTGCACTTGGATTGAATTTGGCGTTGGTGCCAGATGCACTCAATAAGAATTTTAACTCGACACCTAGTAATACCAGCACTCGGACTGGGAATAATTCGACGGGAACTAATTCTGGGAATAATACCACGATGCCAACGCCACTTACAATGAGTAATGGTAATACTAATTCCGTAGATAATAGTAACCCAGGTACGAATAAGACCCCTGGTATTTCTGGTCTACGTTCTAGTTTACACTCAATTGGTTCGGATCACTCTTCGCCGATAATGAACACTGATATTAGTACAAATACCATGAGAATGTTCCAAAGGATGGATGAAATTAGTGCGAGATTGATCGCTATGGAAGAGATGTTTCAGaaactttgcaaaaatgTAGAGCAACAGAATTCAACGATATCCAATTTAAAAATAGACAATGAACGAATGTCAAAGGATATCCTCCAGAAAATGGAATCGATACCAATGCAACGCAGTCACCATAGTGAGACAAGTGTTCAGGATACATTTGTCACGGACCTGTTGAACTCGATTACTAACGTAAGCAGCGCATATTTGAGACGGATGAGACCGCATAGTTATCACAATAGAAACCAGTTCGATTCAATACCACCTAAGCATACTGCTAACGAAATGGATAGTGGCAGGTATGGAGAAAACGATGATCTTGGTGCGTCGAGCCATTACCGAAATTTTGGAGATAGACAACCTGGGCACGCATCGTTCACGCTGAATCCCAACGGCATcaagaggaggaagaagaatgatttcTCTTCAGACAATCTGACGGTGTCGGGTTTAAATTCCACGAATATGACCAGTGCTGCTCAATCATACAAAgatttgacctctttgaaTGCGTTTGGCACAATCAGCCTACCAAACTTGACGTTGGAGAATACTGGTATGACGCCACCCCTTCGTAATGCGAACCAGGGCATGTCTTTTACGCGAATGCAAGACGCCGGCAACAGCAACATGCTCCACCACGGTCAAGGCCATAGCCAACCTgatatttcttcactaCAGCATAATCAAATGGCCCATCCGCTTAAGAACGCCGTAACTAACCAGCCTCAGAATGGAAACGAGAAACCTCAGGATGATGACGACGATGGTTAtcaggaagatgatgacgaagacAACGACTCGGATGGTAGtgatgacgacgatgaagacgaagagaTAGATGATGAGATGATGCACAGGACTGAGAGCATGAATAACACTAACCTTCAAGAAGCCGCAGTCTACGAAAATGGGCAACATAATTGGAGAAATCAAAGTGTCGCTAATAGCAGCACTTCCCGTAAAGGTAACGAAGttatttcaagaaatagTGAAAACAATAGCACACAAgataaagaaaaagataACCAATCGAAGcattcaaaaagttcaaatgAAGTAAGTGACATGAACTATACACTTCTCAAGGCCCCCAGTAACGTTCGGACCATATGGGATGAATATACTGTGGGTATTCGCGGTCACCCACCGATCAAAAGGCTAGAGGAAAGGTTCGGTAACAAGTGGAGACTGAACAGAAACAGAAAGACGTACGCTAGGAGGAAGAGACTTTACAAATTCATAATCAACGGGATAAACAAGGGTAAGACGGCGGATGAGATGATTAATACATTAGAAGAGAGAAGGTTGTACAAAGACGAAAATGGTGAAGTGAAAAGAAGGACCATTGGCTGGTTGCAACAGAGTTTGACGGGGATTTGA
- the FMP40 gene encoding Fmp40p (similar to Saccharomyces cerevisiae YPL222W; ancestral locus Anc_6.242): MGDRMGIMSLLKETGTSRFIKCLTPDAMVPSVTKALEIVEQKQEKVQPEAPIEKAFHTPRIVSSGSHFAYTAPEKRPHYRPLIKSALAHEELGLQMDDKLESLLSGEDVYIDGKKGIFPYSMAYAGFQFGQFAGQLGDGRVVNLFDIKDSHGNYQTLQLKGSGLTPFSRFADGKVVLRSSIREFIICESLYQIGIPSTRALQLTQLPKTRATRGMSFEPTAVVCRMAPSWIRLGNFDLLRWKPNLKALFKLADYTIDNVYGKDQTPLPDVNNFKEDHFADEGDEPRQIDDVTDNTKYDQLYRNVVRKNAECVAYWQTYGFMNGVLNTDNTSILGLSIDYGPFSFLDRFEPAFTPNHDDVEGRYSFQNQPSVIWWNLIQFAQSIAILIGAGGKHIDEVIALQNNTKPLSSEVEKDVTKRANDLIGLVAHEYKYVFTTKYVQLMSQRLGIDLSLDPSEIDKTSTVVKDFCSTLMEPLLEILRKTGIDYNNFFVNLQNYKGPIFDKANGINGLDKNYVAIFFNISQQVKLQTYYADEKHFVDTDSGETRLLVEYFEKLVNWSRLYLDLAPDQVERYEISKKVNPLFTPRSWIFDQVIEHFVDEQRTALNDPESTIDTAPLQKLLLMSSYPYDSSKWDSTLRPDLQESWGSIEHAETADKFMKQASCSS, translated from the coding sequence ATGGGCGACAGAATGGGTATTATGAgccttttgaaagaaactgggACATCGAGATTCATCAAGTGCTTGACCCCCGATGCGATGGTCCCCAGTGTGACGAAAGCACTTGAAATAGTTGAGCAGAAACAGGAGAAAGTACAACCTGAAGCACCAATAGAGAAAGCGTTCCATACACCAAGGATTGTCTCTTCTGGGAGCCACTTCGCTTACACTGCTCCTGAGAAGAGGCCTCACTACAGGCCCTTGATCAAATCCGCTCTGGCTCATGAAGAATTGGGGCTTCAGATGGATGACAAGCTAGAGAGTTTGCTTAGTGGTGAAGATGTTTACATCGATGGTAAGAAAGGTATCTTTCCTTACAGTATGGCATATGCAGGATTCCAGTTTGGTCAATTCGCAGGTCAGCTAGGGGACGGAAGAGTGGTCAATCTATTTGATATAAAGGATTCTCATGGGAATTATCAAACTTTACAGCTGAAAGGAAGCGGTTTAACACCTTTCTCCCGATTTGCCGATGGGAAAGTTGTGCTTAGATCTTCAATAAGAGAATTTATCATCTGCGAGTCACTATACCAGATTGGTATCCCCTCGACACGGGCCCTTCAGCTGACACAATTGCCCAAAACGAGAGCAACGAGAGGCATGTCCTTTGAGCCAACGGCCGTTGTCTGTAGAATGGCACCTTCGTGGATTAGACTCGGCAATTTTGATTTACTAAGGTGGAAACCGAATTTAAAAGCATTATTCAAGTTGGCGGACTACACCATCGATAACGTATATGGAAAGGATCAGACACCCTTACCGGACgtcaacaatttcaaggAGGATCATTTTGctgatgaaggtgatgaacCACgtcaaattgatgatgtgaCAGATAATACAAAATACGACCAACTCTACAGAAACGTTGTCAGAAAGAATGCAGAGTGTGTTGCATACTGGCAGACGTACGGCTTTATGAACGGAGTTTTAAATACAGATAATACATCGATCCTAGGTCTATCGATCGATTACGGCCCCTTCAGTTTCCTAGACAGGTTCGAACCAGCGTTCACACCAAATCACGATGACGTTGAAGGCAGATATTCATTCCAAAATCAACCAAGTGTTATTTGGTGGAATTTGATACAATTTGCCCAATCAATCGCGATCCTGATCGGCGCCGGCGGGAAACACATAGACGAAGTGATCGCTCTACAGAACAATACGAAACCGCTATCCAGCGAAGTGGAGAAAGATGTGACCAAACGTGCAAACGACCTCATTGGCCTAGTGGCACACGAGTACAAATATGTTTTTACTACAAAGTacgttcaattgatgagcCAAAGATTGGGCATcgatctttctttggacCCTTCTGAGATCGACAAGACAAGTACAGTGGTCAAGGATTTTTGCTCTACTCTAATGGAGCCCTTGTTAGAAATTTTAAGAAAAACTGGAATCGACTACAACAATTTCTTTGTCAATCTACAGAACTATAAAGGCCCAATCTTTGATAAGGCAAACGGGATCAACGGGCTAGATAAGAATTATGTTGCCATCTTTTTTAACATCAGCCAACAGGTAAAACTACAAACATACTACGCAGATGAGAAACATTTTGTTGACACTGATTCTGGAGAGACACGCTTACTAGTCGAGTACTTTGAGAAACTAGTCAACTGGTCCAGGCTCTACTTGGACTTGGCACCAGATCAAGTAGAACGTTACGAaatatcaaagaaagtgAACCCATTGTTCACACCCAGATCATGGATCTTTGACCAAGTGATTGAGCACTTCGTCGACGAGCAACGTACAGCACTAAACGATCCAGAGTCTACTATCGACACAGCCCCACTACAAAAATTGCTACTAATGAGTTCGTACCCTTACGATTCCTCCAAATGGGATTCGACTCTAAGGCCCGACTTACAGGAGTCATGGGGAAGCATAGAGCACGCTGAAACTGCCGACAAGTTCATGAAACAAGCCTCTTGTTCTAGTTAG
- the TDEL0F01970 gene encoding uncharacterized protein (similar to Saccharomyces cerevisiae YBR085C-A; ancestral locus Anc_3.320): MSSTLYKQSTNFTHSTGSFLKSAPVELTTVTGYNDFIKKLNKKDGDKISTIIAEDKSQGYVLQDGETIATIHGEAKDYLLSLGGITE; the protein is encoded by the coding sequence ATGTCTTCCACTCTGTATAAACAAAGCACAAATTTCACTCACTCTACCGGttcattcttgaagagtGCTCCTGTAGAGTTGACCACCGTGACCGGTTACAacgatttcatcaagaagttgaataaGAAGGATGGTGATAAGATCTCTACGATTATAGCAGAGGACAAATCCCAAGGGTATGTGTTGCAAGACGGTGAGACCATTGCTACGATACATGGTGAAGCAAAGGACTACCTGCTGTCACTTGGAGGTATCACCGAGTGA
- the RIB1 gene encoding GTP cyclohydrolase II (similar to Saccharomyces cerevisiae RIB1 (YBL033C); ancestral locus Anc_3.319) — protein MTAVTENLPKVICVARARIPTTQGPDIFLHLYANDRDNKEHLAIVFGEDIRSRSLFQKRPGETQRDRMVRGAYVGKLYPGRNIADEDDRLGLKLRFDEQTGTLITDPHTTWDGKVKDTLVRIHSECYTGETAWSARCDCGEQFDRAGRLIACDSELDTGIIGGAGHGVIVYLRQEGRGIGLGEKLKAYNLQDLGADTVQANLLLEHPVDGRDFSLGKAILIDLGIHNVRLLTNNPDKILQIEQPPLINCVERVAMVPLHWNSETSGIHSIEIEGYLTTKIERMGHLLQKPLQLHTKTTATTNES, from the coding sequence ATGACTGCTGTTACAGAAAATTTACCCAAGGTGATATGTGTAGCAAGAGCTAGAATTCCAACTACTCAGGGGCCAGACATTTTTTTACACTTGTATGCGAATGATCGCGATAATAAAGAACATTTGGCAATAGTATTTGGAGAAGATATCAGATCTCGTTCGTTGTTCCAAAAAAGGCCCGGTGAGACGCAAAGGGACCGAATGGTACGTGGAGCTTATGTTGGAAAACTTTATCCTGGTAGAAATATTGCAGACGAAGATGATCGTCTGGGGTTAAAACTGCGGTTTGATGAACAAACGGGCACCTTGATTACTGATCCTCATACTACATGGGATGGCAAAGTTAAAGATACACTTGTGAGAATTCACAGTGAGTGTTATACTGGAGAAACGGCGTGGAGTGCTCGTTGTGATTGTGGGGAACAATTTGACCGTGCTGGAAGGTTAATCGCATGCGATTCGGAATTGGATACGGGAATCATAGGTGGTGCAGGACACGGGGTGATCGTTTACTTGAGGCAAGAAGGCCGTGGGATCGGTCTGggagaaaaattgaaagctTATAACTTACAAGATCTTGGAGCAGACACTGTACAGGCAAATTTACTGCTGGAGCACCCGGTAGATGGCAGAGACTTCTCATTAGGTAAAGCCATTTTGATAGACCTCGGGATCCACAATGTACGGCTGTTGACCAACAACCCGGACAAGATCTTACAGATCGAACAACCaccattgataaattgcGTTGAGCGTGTTGCGATGGTACCACTGCATTGGAATTCAGAGACCAGTGGAATTCATTCGATCGAGATTGAAGGTTATTTGACCACTAAGATTGAACGTATGGGACATCTCTTGCAAAAACCTCTCCAATTGCATACTAAGACAACAGCGACGACGAACGAATCTTAA
- the HEK2 gene encoding Hek2p (similar to Saccharomyces cerevisiae HEK2 (YBL032W); ancestral locus Anc_3.318), which yields MPDTQLRSPFEQKDEVLTQTPVILPTISHRALLSLRESAKVIGTKGHTIQRSREVNHVKIGLSEKQPGCSDRVLSCAGTIANVANALGDMVDTLNDSDNETEMESERYSFHFLNHILPAPSREEIKDAEQLKNIGTLRLLVTNSQLSSIIGKGGNKIKSLIDRHGVKIVASRDFLPDSDERVLEMQGFPGSITSALVEISEILLNEMDIAFASERRYYPHLRKSNSSVIGKGSEHTSGSQEIENRVLGQNYEAIVHVPEAYVGAIVGRQGNRIANLRKYTKTKIIVEKKTRNEQPPDDQQTRTFTIVGDHQKNVKLAESMLLKNLSAEIGKHESRILNANSETQQ from the coding sequence atgcCTGATACACAACTTCGTTCTCCTTTTgaacaaaaagatgaagtaCTCACGCAGACCCCGGTGATCTTACCGACTATTAGCCATCGGGCTTTACTCTCCCTTAGGGAGAGTGCCAAAGTCATAGGTACAAAAGGTCATACGATTCAGAGAAGCAGAGAGGTCAATCATGTTAAGATTGGACTGTCCGAAAAACAACCAGGATGTTCTGATCGAGTTCTTTCCTGTGCAGGGACTATTGCCAATGTAGCGAATGCATTAGGTGATATGGTAGACACTTTGAATGATAGCGATAATGAGACTGAAATGGAAAGTGAAAGATACTCTTTCCATTTTCTGAATCATATTTTACCAGCTCCATCTCGGGAAGAGATAAAGGATGCTGAACAGTTGAAAAACATTGGTACTTTAAGGTTATTGGTAACTAACTCTCAATTATCGTCGATCATTGGGAAAGGTGGTAATAAGATTAAGTCCCTTATCGACAGACATGGCGTTAAGATCGTAGCGTCTAGGGATTTCTTACCTGATAGTGATGAACGTGTGCTGGAGATGCAGGGATTCCCGGGATCTATTACCAGTGCATTGGTAGAGATAAGTGAAATccttttgaatgaaatgGATATTGCATTTGCATCAGAGAGACGTTACTATCCGCATTTGAGAAAATCGAACTCCAGTGTAATTGGTAAAGGTTCTGAGCACACTAGTGGTAGCCAGGAAATTGAGAATCGAGTTTTGGGTCAGAATTATGAAGCTATTGTACATGTACCGGAGGCTTACGTTGGTGCTATCGTGGGTCGTCAAGGCAATAGAATTGCCAATTTGCGTAAATACACAAAGACTAAGATtattgttgaaaagaagaccAGAAATGAGCAACCGCCTGATGATCAACAGACAAGGACTTTCACCATTGTAGGTGATCACCAGAAGAATGTTAAATTAGCGGAATCGATGCTTCTCAAAAACTTGAGCGCAGAGATCGGTAAACATGAATCGCGTATACTAAATGCCAATTCGGAAACTCAACAATAG
- the SHE1 gene encoding She1p (similar to Saccharomyces cerevisiae SHE1 (YBL031W); ancestral locus Anc_3.317) encodes MGLVRSIGVSSRLDESLVGELDNRAESKVKQLQKNGTKSPGKDTRVGLRFQRNHETQFARMESIDTCHLTTPKRHANEEQGANKKRIKREPQSPSQISEITKRIRRLRIKNNHDNSAHVRETKLTTQRPMEPPKLTSNNPAKASKSVFDRLYAPKTIPKSTSLKQVRTPPRTLIKSETNKTLARPTWR; translated from the coding sequence ATGGGTTTGGTAAGGTCCATTGGAGTCTCAAGCAGATTAGATGAATCACTAGTTGGAGAGCTGGATAATCGAGCAGAGAGTAAAGTGAAACAACTGCAAAAGAATGGTACGAAGTCCCCGGGCAAAGATACAAGAGTCGGTTTACGATTCCAACGAAATCATGAGACACAGTTTGCCAGGATGGAATCCATAGATACCTGTCATTTGACCACACCAAAGAGGCATGCAAATGAGGAACAAGGAGCGAATAAGAAACGGATCAAGAGGGAACCACAATCACCTTCACAGATCAGTGAAATTACAAAGCGTATACGTCGATTGAGGATAAAGAATAATCATGATAATAGTGCACATGTGAGAGAAACTAAACTAACGACCCAGAGACCAATGGAGCCGCCGAAGCTCACGAGTAATAATCCTGCCAAAGCGTCAAAATCTGTGTTCGATCGACTTTATGCGCCAAAGACCATACCGAAATCGACTTCGTTGAAACAAGTGAGAACGCCGCCTAGGACCTTAATCAAGAGTGAGACAAATAAGACGCTGGCGCGACCCACTTGGAGATAA
- the PET9 gene encoding ADP/ATP carrier protein PET9 (similar to Saccharomyces cerevisiae PET9 (YBL030C) and AAC3 (YBR085W); ancestral locus Anc_3.316) produces MAEKTQSNFAIDFLMGGVSAAVAKTAASPIERVKLLIQNQDEMIKQGSLDRKYNGIADCFRRTAQQEGIVSFWRGNTANVIRYFPTQALNFAFKDKIKALFGFKKEDGYGKWFAGNLASGGAAGGLSLLFVYSLDYARTRLAADSKSSKKGGERQFNGLVDVYKKTLASDGLAGLYRGFLPSVVGIVVYRGLYFGLYDSLKPLLLTGSLDGSFWASFLLGWVVTTGASTASYPLDTVRRRMMMTSGQAVKYDGAFDCFRKVVAAEGVGSLFKGCGANILRGVAGAGVISLYDQLQMIMFGKKFK; encoded by the coding sequence ATGGCTGAAAAGACGCAATCCAATTTCGCTATCGATTTCTTGATGGGTGGTGTCAGTGCCGCTGTCGCCAAGACTGCTGCCTCCCCAATCGAGAGAGTCAAGTTGTTGATCCAAAACCAAGATGAAATGATCAAGCAAGGTTCTTTGGACAGAAAATATAACGGTATTGCCGACTGTTTCAGGAGAACTGCTCAACAGGAAGGTATTGTTTCTTTCTGGAGAGGTAACACTGCTAACGTTATCCGTTACTTCCCAACCCAAGCTTTGAACTTTGCTTTCAAGGACAAGATTAAGGCTTTGTTCGGTTTCAAGAAGGAGGACGGTTACGGTAAATGGTTTGCTGGTAACTTGGCTTCTGGTGGTGCCGCTGGTGGTTTGTCTCTATTGTTCGTCTACTCTTTGGATTACGCCAGAACCAGATTGGCTGCTGACTCCAAGTCTTCCAAGAAGGGTGGTGAACGTCAATTCAACGGTCTAGTCGAtgtttacaagaagacttTGGCTTCCGATGGTCTTGCAGGTTTGTACAGAGGTTTCCTACCATCTGTCGTTGGTATTGTGGTTTACAGAGGTTTGTACTTTGGTCTTTACGATtctttgaagccattgTTGTTGACCGGTTCTTTGGACGGTTCCTTCTGGGCTTCTTTCCTATTGGGTTGGGTTGTTACCACCGGTGCTTCCACCGCTTCTTACCCATTGGATACCgttagaagaagaatgatgatgacttcTGGTCAAGCCGTTAAGTACGACGGTGCTTTCGACTGTTTCAGAAAGGTCGTTGCTGCTGAAGGTGTCGGTTCTTTGTTCAAGGGTTGCGGTGCTAACATCTTGAGAGGTGTCGCTGGTGCCGGTGTTATCTCCCTATAcgatcaattgcaaatgatCATGTTCGGtaagaagttcaaataA
- the TDEL0F02020 gene encoding uncharacterized protein (similar to Saccharomyces cerevisiae YBL029C-A; ancestral locus Anc_3.315): MSFFCLPIVCGTRQWDKPYDPDPRLNSIYCPNCHNNSVGPVKRREFITLWFIPLFPIYWGKQLRCPICQWRQDFKNREQLQKVVNEQGNIHKGAGPM, from the coding sequence ATGTCATTTTTTTGCTTACCGATAGTTTGTGGAACAAGGCAGTGGGATAAACCTTATGATCCTGATCCTCGATTGAACTCTATCTACTGTCCAAACTGTCATAACAACAGTGTCGGTCCCGTGAAGCGCCGAGAATTTATCACACTGTGGTTTATACCGCTATTTCCGATCTACTGGGGGAAACAACTACGTTGCCCCATCTGCCAATGGCGCCAGGACTTTAAGAACCGTGAGCAACTGCAAAAAGTGGTGAATGAACAGGGGAATATACACAAGGGAGCCGGACCCATGTGA